A window of Symphalangus syndactylus isolate Jambi chromosome 24, NHGRI_mSymSyn1-v2.1_pri, whole genome shotgun sequence contains these coding sequences:
- the SLCO4A1 gene encoding solute carrier organic anion transporter family member 4A1 isoform X8: MKRRVAAGEARAWSAALRGGRALETGTDTPAPWIPLGHSHCVAEALRSPGGGAEMPLHQLGDKPLTFPSPNSAMENGLDHTPPSRRASPGTPLSPGSLCSAAHSPLDTSKQPLWQLWAEKRGARGTHEVRHVSPGQSVACGWWSFAPPCLQVLNTPKGVLFFLCAAAFLQGMTVNGFINTVITSLERRYDLHSYQSGLIASSYDIAACLCLTFVSYFGGSGHKPRWLGWGVLLMGTGSLVFALPHFTAGRYEVEVDAGVRTCPANPSAACGDSTSGLSRYQLVFMLGQFLHGVGATPLYTLGVTYLDENVKSSYSPVYIAIFYTAAILGPAAGYLIGGALLNIYTEMGRRTELTTESPLWVGAWWVGFLGSGAAAFFTAVPILGYPRQLPGSQRYAVIRAAEMHQLKDGSRGEASNSDFGKTIRDLPLSIWLLLKNPTFILLCLAGATEATLITGMSTFSPKFLESQFSLSASEAATLFGYLVVPAGGGGTFLGGFFVNKLRLRGSAVIKFCLFCTVVSLLGILVFSLHCPSVPMAGVTASYGGSLLPEGHLNLTASCNAACGCQPEHYSPVCGSDGLMYFSLCHAGCPAATETNVDGQKVYRDCSCVPQNLSSGFGHATAGKCTSTCQRKPLLLVFIFVVIFFTFLSSIPALTATLRCVRDPQRSFALGIQWIVVRILGGIPGPIAFGWVIDKACLLWQDQCGQQGSCLVYQNSAMSHYILIMGLLYKAQGHQPG; encoded by the exons ATGAAGCGGCGCGTGGCTGCCGGGGAGGCCAGAGCGTGGAGCGCCGCGCTGCGCGGCGGCCGGGCCCTCGAGACGGGGACG GACACGCCAGCCCCTTGGATACCACTTGGCCACTCCCACTGCGTGGCTGAAGCCTTGAGGTCACCAGGCGGAGGCGCGGAGATGCCCCTGCATCAGTTGGGGGACAAGCCACTCACCTTCCCCAGCCCCAATTCAGCCATGGAAAATGGGCTTGACCACACCCCACCCAGCAGGAGGGCATCCCCAGGCACACCCCTGAGTCCCGGCTCCCTGTGCTCCGCTGCCCACAGCCCCCTGGACACCAGCAAACAGCCCCTCTGGCAGCTCTGGGCTGAGAAGCGTGGCGCCCGGGGGACCCACGAGGTGCGGCACGTCTCGCCCGGGCAGAGCGTGGCGTGCGGCTGGTGGTCCTTCGCACCCCCGTGCCTGCAGGTCCTCAACACGCCCAAGGGCGTCCTGTTCTTCCTGTGTGCGGCCGCGTTCCTGCAGGGGATGACTGTGAATGGCTTCATCAACACAGTCATCACCTCCCTGGAACGCCGCTATGACCTGCACAGCTACCAGAGCGGGCTCATCGCCAGCTCCTACGACATcgccgcctgcctctgcctcacctTCGTCAGCTACTTCGGGGGCTCAGGGCACAAACCGCGCTGGCTGGGCTGGGGTGTGCTGCTTATGGGCACGGGGTCGCTGGTGTTCGCGCTGCCCCACTTCACGGCTGGCCGCTATGAGGTGGAGGTGGACGCGGGTGTCAGGACGTGCCCTGCCAACCCCAGCGCGGCGTGTGGGGACAGCACCTCGGGCCTGTCCCGCTACCAGCTGGTCTTCATGCTGGGCCAGTTCCTGCATGGCGTGGGTGCCACACCCCTCTACACGCTGGGCGTCACCTACCTGGATGAGAACGTCAAGTCCAGCTACTCGCCCGTCTACATTG CCATCTTCTACACCGCGGCTATCCTGGGCCCCGCTGCCGGCTACCTGATCGGAGGTGCCCTGCTGAACATCTACACGGAAATGGGCCGACG GACGGAGCTGACCACCGAGAGCCCACTGTGGGTCGGTGCCTGGTGGGTCGGCTTCCTGGGCTCTGGGGCCGCTGCCTTCTTCACCGCCGTTCCCATCCTTGGTTACCCTCGGCAGCTGCCAG GCTCCCAGCGCTACGCGGTCATAAGAGCGGCGGAAATGCACCAGTTGAAGGACGGCAGCCGTGGGGAGGCGAGCAACTCGGACTTTGGGAAAACCATCAGAGACCTGCCTCT CTCCATCTGGCTCCTCCTGAAGAACCCCACGTTCATCCTGCTCTGCCTGGCTGGGGCCACTGAGGCCACACTCATCACCGGCATGTCCACGTTCAGCCCCAAGTTCTTGGAGTCCCAGTTCAGCCTGAGTGCCTCAGAAGCTGCCACCTTGTTTG ggtACCTGGTGGTGCCAGCGGGCGGTGGCGGCACCTTCCTGGGCGGCTTCTTTGTGAACAAGCTCAGGCTCCGGGGCTCCGCGGTCATCAAGTTCTGTCTGTTCTGCACCGTTGTCAGCCTGCTGGGCATCCTCGTCTTCTCCCTGCACTGCCCCAGCGTGCCCATGGCGGGCGTCACAGCCAGCTACGGTGGGAG CCTCCTGCCTGAAGGCCACCTGAACCTAACGGCTTCCTGCAACGCTGCCTGTGGCTGCCAGCCAGAGCACTACAGCCCCGTGTGCGGCTCGGACGGCCTCATGTACTTCTCACTGTGCCATGCGGGGTGCCCTGCGGCCACCGAGACGAATGTGGACGGCCAGAAG GTGTACCGAGACTGTAGCTGTGTCCCTCAGAATCTTTCCTCTGGTTTTGGCCATGCCACTGCAGGGAAATGCACTTCAACTTGTCAGAGAAAGCCCCTCCTTCTGGTTTTCATATTCGTTGTAATTTTCTTTACATTCCTCAGCAGCATTCCTGCACTAACGGCAACTCTACG ATGTGTCCGTGACCCTCAGAGATCCTTTGCCCTGGGAATCCAGTGGATTGTAGTTAGAATACTAG GGGGCATCCCGGGGCCCATCGCCTTCGGCTGGGTGATCGACAAGGCCTGTCTGCTGTGGCAGGACCAGTGTGGCCAGCAGGGCTCCTGCTTGGTGTACCAGAACTCAGCCATGAGCCACTACATACTCATCATGGGGCTCCTGTACAAG GCTCAGGGCCATCAGCCAGGCTGA
- the SLCO4A1 gene encoding solute carrier organic anion transporter family member 4A1 isoform X6 — protein MKRRVAAGEARAWSAALRGGRALETGTDTPAPWIPLGHSHCVAEALRSPGGGAEMPLHQLGDKPLTFPSPNSAMENGLDHTPPSRRASPGTPLSPGSLCSAAHSPLDTSKQPLWQLWAEKRGARGTHEVRHVSPGQSVACGWWSFAPPCLQVLNTPKGVLFFLCAAAFLQGMTVNGFINTVITSLERRYDLHSYQSGLIASSYDIAACLCLTFVSYFGGSGHKPRWLGWGVLLMGTGSLVFALPHFTAGRYEVEVDAGVRTCPANPSAACGDSTSGLSRYQLVFMLGQFLHGVGATPLYTLGVTYLDENVKSSYSPVYIAIFYTAAILGPAAGYLIGGALLNIYTEMGRRTELTTESPLWVGAWWVGFLGSGAAAFFTAVPILGYPRQLPGSQRYAVIRAAEMHQLKDGSRGEASNSDFGKTIRDLPLSIWLLLKNPTFILLCLAGATEATLITGMSTFSPKFLESQFSLSASEAATLFASCLSPWLNPSLSPGYLVVPAGGGGTFLGGFFVNKLRLRGSAVIKFCLFCTVVSLLGILVFSLHCPSVPMAGVTASYGGSLLPEGHLNLTASCNAACGCQPEHYSPVCGSDGLMYFSLCHAGCPAATETNVDGQKVYRDCSCVPQNLSSGFGHATAGKCTSTCQRKPLLLVFIFVVIFFTFLSSIPALTATLRCVRDPQRSFALGIQWIVVRILGGIPGPIAFGWVIDKACLLWQDQCGQQGSCLVYQNSAMSHYILIMGLLYKAQGHQPG, from the exons ATGAAGCGGCGCGTGGCTGCCGGGGAGGCCAGAGCGTGGAGCGCCGCGCTGCGCGGCGGCCGGGCCCTCGAGACGGGGACG GACACGCCAGCCCCTTGGATACCACTTGGCCACTCCCACTGCGTGGCTGAAGCCTTGAGGTCACCAGGCGGAGGCGCGGAGATGCCCCTGCATCAGTTGGGGGACAAGCCACTCACCTTCCCCAGCCCCAATTCAGCCATGGAAAATGGGCTTGACCACACCCCACCCAGCAGGAGGGCATCCCCAGGCACACCCCTGAGTCCCGGCTCCCTGTGCTCCGCTGCCCACAGCCCCCTGGACACCAGCAAACAGCCCCTCTGGCAGCTCTGGGCTGAGAAGCGTGGCGCCCGGGGGACCCACGAGGTGCGGCACGTCTCGCCCGGGCAGAGCGTGGCGTGCGGCTGGTGGTCCTTCGCACCCCCGTGCCTGCAGGTCCTCAACACGCCCAAGGGCGTCCTGTTCTTCCTGTGTGCGGCCGCGTTCCTGCAGGGGATGACTGTGAATGGCTTCATCAACACAGTCATCACCTCCCTGGAACGCCGCTATGACCTGCACAGCTACCAGAGCGGGCTCATCGCCAGCTCCTACGACATcgccgcctgcctctgcctcacctTCGTCAGCTACTTCGGGGGCTCAGGGCACAAACCGCGCTGGCTGGGCTGGGGTGTGCTGCTTATGGGCACGGGGTCGCTGGTGTTCGCGCTGCCCCACTTCACGGCTGGCCGCTATGAGGTGGAGGTGGACGCGGGTGTCAGGACGTGCCCTGCCAACCCCAGCGCGGCGTGTGGGGACAGCACCTCGGGCCTGTCCCGCTACCAGCTGGTCTTCATGCTGGGCCAGTTCCTGCATGGCGTGGGTGCCACACCCCTCTACACGCTGGGCGTCACCTACCTGGATGAGAACGTCAAGTCCAGCTACTCGCCCGTCTACATTG CCATCTTCTACACCGCGGCTATCCTGGGCCCCGCTGCCGGCTACCTGATCGGAGGTGCCCTGCTGAACATCTACACGGAAATGGGCCGACG GACGGAGCTGACCACCGAGAGCCCACTGTGGGTCGGTGCCTGGTGGGTCGGCTTCCTGGGCTCTGGGGCCGCTGCCTTCTTCACCGCCGTTCCCATCCTTGGTTACCCTCGGCAGCTGCCAG GCTCCCAGCGCTACGCGGTCATAAGAGCGGCGGAAATGCACCAGTTGAAGGACGGCAGCCGTGGGGAGGCGAGCAACTCGGACTTTGGGAAAACCATCAGAGACCTGCCTCT CTCCATCTGGCTCCTCCTGAAGAACCCCACGTTCATCCTGCTCTGCCTGGCTGGGGCCACTGAGGCCACACTCATCACCGGCATGTCCACGTTCAGCCCCAAGTTCTTGGAGTCCCAGTTCAGCCTGAGTGCCTCAGAAGCTGCCACCTTGTTTG cctcctgcctGAGTCCCTGGCTgaatccctccctctccccagggtACCTGGTGGTGCCAGCGGGCGGTGGCGGCACCTTCCTGGGCGGCTTCTTTGTGAACAAGCTCAGGCTCCGGGGCTCCGCGGTCATCAAGTTCTGTCTGTTCTGCACCGTTGTCAGCCTGCTGGGCATCCTCGTCTTCTCCCTGCACTGCCCCAGCGTGCCCATGGCGGGCGTCACAGCCAGCTACGGTGGGAG CCTCCTGCCTGAAGGCCACCTGAACCTAACGGCTTCCTGCAACGCTGCCTGTGGCTGCCAGCCAGAGCACTACAGCCCCGTGTGCGGCTCGGACGGCCTCATGTACTTCTCACTGTGCCATGCGGGGTGCCCTGCGGCCACCGAGACGAATGTGGACGGCCAGAAG GTGTACCGAGACTGTAGCTGTGTCCCTCAGAATCTTTCCTCTGGTTTTGGCCATGCCACTGCAGGGAAATGCACTTCAACTTGTCAGAGAAAGCCCCTCCTTCTGGTTTTCATATTCGTTGTAATTTTCTTTACATTCCTCAGCAGCATTCCTGCACTAACGGCAACTCTACG ATGTGTCCGTGACCCTCAGAGATCCTTTGCCCTGGGAATCCAGTGGATTGTAGTTAGAATACTAG GGGGCATCCCGGGGCCCATCGCCTTCGGCTGGGTGATCGACAAGGCCTGTCTGCTGTGGCAGGACCAGTGTGGCCAGCAGGGCTCCTGCTTGGTGTACCAGAACTCAGCCATGAGCCACTACATACTCATCATGGGGCTCCTGTACAAG GCTCAGGGCCATCAGCCAGGCTGA
- the SLCO4A1 gene encoding solute carrier organic anion transporter family member 4A1 isoform X4 produces MKRRVAAGEARAWSAALRGGRALETGTDTPAPWIPLGHSHCVAEALRSPGGGAEMPLHQLGDKPLTFPSPNSAMENGLDHTPPSRRASPGTPLSPGSLCSAAHSPLDTSKQPLWQLWAEKRGARGTHEVRHVSPGQSVACGWWSFAPPCLQVLNTPKGVLFFLCAAAFLQGMTVNGFINTVITSLERRYDLHSYQSGLIASSYDIAACLCLTFVSYFGGSGHKPRWLGWGVLLMGTGSLVFALPHFTAGRYEVEVDAGVRTCPANPSAACGDSTSGLSRYQLVFMLGQFLHGVGATPLYTLGVTYLDENVKSSYSPVYIAIFYTAAILGPAAGYLIGGALLNIYTEMGRRTELTTESPLWVGAWWVGFLGSGAAAFFTAVPILGYPRQLPGSQRYAVIRAAEMHQLKDGSRGEASNSDFGKTIRDLPLSIWLLLKNPTFILLCLAGATEATLITGMSTFSPKFLESQFSLSASEAATLFGYLVVPAGGGGTFLGGFFVNKLRLRGSAVIKFCLFCTVVSLLGILVFSLHCPSVPMAGVTASYGGSLLPEGHLNLTASCNAACGCQPEHYSPVCGSDGLMYFSLCHAGCPAATETNVDGQKVYRDCSCVPQNLSSGFGHATAGKCTSTCQRKPLLLVFIFVVIFFTFLSSIPALTATLRCVRDPQRSFALGIQWIVVRILGGIPGPIAFGWVIDKACLLWQDQCGQQGSCLVYQNSAMSHYILIMGLLYKVLGVLFFAVACFLYKPLLESSDGLEACLPSQSSAPDSATESQLQSSV; encoded by the exons ATGAAGCGGCGCGTGGCTGCCGGGGAGGCCAGAGCGTGGAGCGCCGCGCTGCGCGGCGGCCGGGCCCTCGAGACGGGGACG GACACGCCAGCCCCTTGGATACCACTTGGCCACTCCCACTGCGTGGCTGAAGCCTTGAGGTCACCAGGCGGAGGCGCGGAGATGCCCCTGCATCAGTTGGGGGACAAGCCACTCACCTTCCCCAGCCCCAATTCAGCCATGGAAAATGGGCTTGACCACACCCCACCCAGCAGGAGGGCATCCCCAGGCACACCCCTGAGTCCCGGCTCCCTGTGCTCCGCTGCCCACAGCCCCCTGGACACCAGCAAACAGCCCCTCTGGCAGCTCTGGGCTGAGAAGCGTGGCGCCCGGGGGACCCACGAGGTGCGGCACGTCTCGCCCGGGCAGAGCGTGGCGTGCGGCTGGTGGTCCTTCGCACCCCCGTGCCTGCAGGTCCTCAACACGCCCAAGGGCGTCCTGTTCTTCCTGTGTGCGGCCGCGTTCCTGCAGGGGATGACTGTGAATGGCTTCATCAACACAGTCATCACCTCCCTGGAACGCCGCTATGACCTGCACAGCTACCAGAGCGGGCTCATCGCCAGCTCCTACGACATcgccgcctgcctctgcctcacctTCGTCAGCTACTTCGGGGGCTCAGGGCACAAACCGCGCTGGCTGGGCTGGGGTGTGCTGCTTATGGGCACGGGGTCGCTGGTGTTCGCGCTGCCCCACTTCACGGCTGGCCGCTATGAGGTGGAGGTGGACGCGGGTGTCAGGACGTGCCCTGCCAACCCCAGCGCGGCGTGTGGGGACAGCACCTCGGGCCTGTCCCGCTACCAGCTGGTCTTCATGCTGGGCCAGTTCCTGCATGGCGTGGGTGCCACACCCCTCTACACGCTGGGCGTCACCTACCTGGATGAGAACGTCAAGTCCAGCTACTCGCCCGTCTACATTG CCATCTTCTACACCGCGGCTATCCTGGGCCCCGCTGCCGGCTACCTGATCGGAGGTGCCCTGCTGAACATCTACACGGAAATGGGCCGACG GACGGAGCTGACCACCGAGAGCCCACTGTGGGTCGGTGCCTGGTGGGTCGGCTTCCTGGGCTCTGGGGCCGCTGCCTTCTTCACCGCCGTTCCCATCCTTGGTTACCCTCGGCAGCTGCCAG GCTCCCAGCGCTACGCGGTCATAAGAGCGGCGGAAATGCACCAGTTGAAGGACGGCAGCCGTGGGGAGGCGAGCAACTCGGACTTTGGGAAAACCATCAGAGACCTGCCTCT CTCCATCTGGCTCCTCCTGAAGAACCCCACGTTCATCCTGCTCTGCCTGGCTGGGGCCACTGAGGCCACACTCATCACCGGCATGTCCACGTTCAGCCCCAAGTTCTTGGAGTCCCAGTTCAGCCTGAGTGCCTCAGAAGCTGCCACCTTGTTTG ggtACCTGGTGGTGCCAGCGGGCGGTGGCGGCACCTTCCTGGGCGGCTTCTTTGTGAACAAGCTCAGGCTCCGGGGCTCCGCGGTCATCAAGTTCTGTCTGTTCTGCACCGTTGTCAGCCTGCTGGGCATCCTCGTCTTCTCCCTGCACTGCCCCAGCGTGCCCATGGCGGGCGTCACAGCCAGCTACGGTGGGAG CCTCCTGCCTGAAGGCCACCTGAACCTAACGGCTTCCTGCAACGCTGCCTGTGGCTGCCAGCCAGAGCACTACAGCCCCGTGTGCGGCTCGGACGGCCTCATGTACTTCTCACTGTGCCATGCGGGGTGCCCTGCGGCCACCGAGACGAATGTGGACGGCCAGAAG GTGTACCGAGACTGTAGCTGTGTCCCTCAGAATCTTTCCTCTGGTTTTGGCCATGCCACTGCAGGGAAATGCACTTCAACTTGTCAGAGAAAGCCCCTCCTTCTGGTTTTCATATTCGTTGTAATTTTCTTTACATTCCTCAGCAGCATTCCTGCACTAACGGCAACTCTACG ATGTGTCCGTGACCCTCAGAGATCCTTTGCCCTGGGAATCCAGTGGATTGTAGTTAGAATACTAG GGGGCATCCCGGGGCCCATCGCCTTCGGCTGGGTGATCGACAAGGCCTGTCTGCTGTGGCAGGACCAGTGTGGCCAGCAGGGCTCCTGCTTGGTGTACCAGAACTCAGCCATGAGCCACTACATACTCATCATGGGGCTCCTGTACAAG
- the SLCO4A1 gene encoding solute carrier organic anion transporter family member 4A1 isoform X3, producing MKRRVAAGEARAWSAALRGGRALETGTDTPAPWIPLGHSHCVAEALRSPGGGAEMPLHQLGDKPLTFPSPNSAMENGLDHTPPSRRASPGTPLSPGSLCSAAHSPLDTSKQPLWQLWAEKRGARGTHEVRHVSPGQSVACGWWSFAPPCLQVLNTPKGVLFFLCAAAFLQGMTVNGFINTVITSLERRYDLHSYQSGLIASSYDIAACLCLTFVSYFGGSGHKPRWLGWGVLLMGTGSLVFALPHFTAGRYEVEVDAGVRTCPANPSAACGDSTSGLSRYQLVFMLGQFLHGVGATPLYTLGVTYLDENVKSSYSPVYIAIFYTAAILGPAAGYLIGGALLNIYTEMGRRTELTTESPLWVGAWWVGFLGSGAAAFFTAVPILGYPRQLPGSQRYAVIRAAEMHQLKDGSRGEASNSDFGKTIRDLPLSIWLLLKNPTFILLCLAGATEATLITGMSTFSPKFLESQFSLSASEAATLFASCLSPWLNPSLSPGYLVVPAGGGGTFLGGFFVNKLRLRGSAVIKFCLFCTVVSLLGILVFSLHCPSVPMAGVTASYGGSLLPEGHLNLTASCNAACGCQPEHYSPVCGSDGLMYFSLCHAGCPAATETNVDGQKVYRDCSCVPQNLSSGFGHATAGKCTSTCQRKPLLLVFIFVVIFFTFLSSIPALTATLRCVRDPQRSFALGIQWIVVRILGGIPGPIAFGWVIDKACLLWQDQCGQQGSCLVYQNSAMSHYILIMGLLYKVLGVLFFAVACFLYKPLLESSDGLEACLPSQSSAPDSATESQLQSSV from the exons ATGAAGCGGCGCGTGGCTGCCGGGGAGGCCAGAGCGTGGAGCGCCGCGCTGCGCGGCGGCCGGGCCCTCGAGACGGGGACG GACACGCCAGCCCCTTGGATACCACTTGGCCACTCCCACTGCGTGGCTGAAGCCTTGAGGTCACCAGGCGGAGGCGCGGAGATGCCCCTGCATCAGTTGGGGGACAAGCCACTCACCTTCCCCAGCCCCAATTCAGCCATGGAAAATGGGCTTGACCACACCCCACCCAGCAGGAGGGCATCCCCAGGCACACCCCTGAGTCCCGGCTCCCTGTGCTCCGCTGCCCACAGCCCCCTGGACACCAGCAAACAGCCCCTCTGGCAGCTCTGGGCTGAGAAGCGTGGCGCCCGGGGGACCCACGAGGTGCGGCACGTCTCGCCCGGGCAGAGCGTGGCGTGCGGCTGGTGGTCCTTCGCACCCCCGTGCCTGCAGGTCCTCAACACGCCCAAGGGCGTCCTGTTCTTCCTGTGTGCGGCCGCGTTCCTGCAGGGGATGACTGTGAATGGCTTCATCAACACAGTCATCACCTCCCTGGAACGCCGCTATGACCTGCACAGCTACCAGAGCGGGCTCATCGCCAGCTCCTACGACATcgccgcctgcctctgcctcacctTCGTCAGCTACTTCGGGGGCTCAGGGCACAAACCGCGCTGGCTGGGCTGGGGTGTGCTGCTTATGGGCACGGGGTCGCTGGTGTTCGCGCTGCCCCACTTCACGGCTGGCCGCTATGAGGTGGAGGTGGACGCGGGTGTCAGGACGTGCCCTGCCAACCCCAGCGCGGCGTGTGGGGACAGCACCTCGGGCCTGTCCCGCTACCAGCTGGTCTTCATGCTGGGCCAGTTCCTGCATGGCGTGGGTGCCACACCCCTCTACACGCTGGGCGTCACCTACCTGGATGAGAACGTCAAGTCCAGCTACTCGCCCGTCTACATTG CCATCTTCTACACCGCGGCTATCCTGGGCCCCGCTGCCGGCTACCTGATCGGAGGTGCCCTGCTGAACATCTACACGGAAATGGGCCGACG GACGGAGCTGACCACCGAGAGCCCACTGTGGGTCGGTGCCTGGTGGGTCGGCTTCCTGGGCTCTGGGGCCGCTGCCTTCTTCACCGCCGTTCCCATCCTTGGTTACCCTCGGCAGCTGCCAG GCTCCCAGCGCTACGCGGTCATAAGAGCGGCGGAAATGCACCAGTTGAAGGACGGCAGCCGTGGGGAGGCGAGCAACTCGGACTTTGGGAAAACCATCAGAGACCTGCCTCT CTCCATCTGGCTCCTCCTGAAGAACCCCACGTTCATCCTGCTCTGCCTGGCTGGGGCCACTGAGGCCACACTCATCACCGGCATGTCCACGTTCAGCCCCAAGTTCTTGGAGTCCCAGTTCAGCCTGAGTGCCTCAGAAGCTGCCACCTTGTTTG cctcctgcctGAGTCCCTGGCTgaatccctccctctccccagggtACCTGGTGGTGCCAGCGGGCGGTGGCGGCACCTTCCTGGGCGGCTTCTTTGTGAACAAGCTCAGGCTCCGGGGCTCCGCGGTCATCAAGTTCTGTCTGTTCTGCACCGTTGTCAGCCTGCTGGGCATCCTCGTCTTCTCCCTGCACTGCCCCAGCGTGCCCATGGCGGGCGTCACAGCCAGCTACGGTGGGAG CCTCCTGCCTGAAGGCCACCTGAACCTAACGGCTTCCTGCAACGCTGCCTGTGGCTGCCAGCCAGAGCACTACAGCCCCGTGTGCGGCTCGGACGGCCTCATGTACTTCTCACTGTGCCATGCGGGGTGCCCTGCGGCCACCGAGACGAATGTGGACGGCCAGAAG GTGTACCGAGACTGTAGCTGTGTCCCTCAGAATCTTTCCTCTGGTTTTGGCCATGCCACTGCAGGGAAATGCACTTCAACTTGTCAGAGAAAGCCCCTCCTTCTGGTTTTCATATTCGTTGTAATTTTCTTTACATTCCTCAGCAGCATTCCTGCACTAACGGCAACTCTACG ATGTGTCCGTGACCCTCAGAGATCCTTTGCCCTGGGAATCCAGTGGATTGTAGTTAGAATACTAG GGGGCATCCCGGGGCCCATCGCCTTCGGCTGGGTGATCGACAAGGCCTGTCTGCTGTGGCAGGACCAGTGTGGCCAGCAGGGCTCCTGCTTGGTGTACCAGAACTCAGCCATGAGCCACTACATACTCATCATGGGGCTCCTGTACAAG
- the SLCO4A1 gene encoding solute carrier organic anion transporter family member 4A1 isoform X10, with translation MKRRVAAGEARAWSAALRGGRALETGTDTPAPWIPLGHSHCVAEALRSPGGGAEMPLHQLGDKPLTFPSPNSAMENGLDHTPPSRRASPGTPLSPGSLCSAAHSPLDTSKQPLWQLWAEKRGARGTHEVRHVSPGQSVACGWWSFAPPCLQVLNTPKGVLFFLCAAAFLQGMTVNGFINTVITSLERRYDLHSYQSGLIASSYDIAACLCLTFVSYFGGSGHKPRWLGWGVLLMGTGSLVFALPHFTAGRYEVEVDAGVRTCPANPSAACGDSTSGLSRYQLVFMLGQFLHGVGATPLYTLGVTYLDENVKSSYSPVYIAIFYTAAILGPAAGYLIGGALLNIYTEMGRRTELTTESPLWVGAWWVGFLGSGAAAFFTAVPILGYPRQLPGSQRYAVIRAAEMHQLKDGSRGEASNSDFGKTIRDLPLLLPEGHLNLTASCNAACGCQPEHYSPVCGSDGLMYFSLCHAGCPAATETNVDGQKVYRDCSCVPQNLSSGFGHATAGKCTSTCQRKPLLLVFIFVVIFFTFLSSIPALTATLRCVRDPQRSFALGIQWIVVRILGGIPGPIAFGWVIDKACLLWQDQCGQQGSCLVYQNSAMSHYILIMGLLYKVLGVLFFAVACFLYKPLLESSDGLEACLPSQSSAPDSATESQLQSSV, from the exons ATGAAGCGGCGCGTGGCTGCCGGGGAGGCCAGAGCGTGGAGCGCCGCGCTGCGCGGCGGCCGGGCCCTCGAGACGGGGACG GACACGCCAGCCCCTTGGATACCACTTGGCCACTCCCACTGCGTGGCTGAAGCCTTGAGGTCACCAGGCGGAGGCGCGGAGATGCCCCTGCATCAGTTGGGGGACAAGCCACTCACCTTCCCCAGCCCCAATTCAGCCATGGAAAATGGGCTTGACCACACCCCACCCAGCAGGAGGGCATCCCCAGGCACACCCCTGAGTCCCGGCTCCCTGTGCTCCGCTGCCCACAGCCCCCTGGACACCAGCAAACAGCCCCTCTGGCAGCTCTGGGCTGAGAAGCGTGGCGCCCGGGGGACCCACGAGGTGCGGCACGTCTCGCCCGGGCAGAGCGTGGCGTGCGGCTGGTGGTCCTTCGCACCCCCGTGCCTGCAGGTCCTCAACACGCCCAAGGGCGTCCTGTTCTTCCTGTGTGCGGCCGCGTTCCTGCAGGGGATGACTGTGAATGGCTTCATCAACACAGTCATCACCTCCCTGGAACGCCGCTATGACCTGCACAGCTACCAGAGCGGGCTCATCGCCAGCTCCTACGACATcgccgcctgcctctgcctcacctTCGTCAGCTACTTCGGGGGCTCAGGGCACAAACCGCGCTGGCTGGGCTGGGGTGTGCTGCTTATGGGCACGGGGTCGCTGGTGTTCGCGCTGCCCCACTTCACGGCTGGCCGCTATGAGGTGGAGGTGGACGCGGGTGTCAGGACGTGCCCTGCCAACCCCAGCGCGGCGTGTGGGGACAGCACCTCGGGCCTGTCCCGCTACCAGCTGGTCTTCATGCTGGGCCAGTTCCTGCATGGCGTGGGTGCCACACCCCTCTACACGCTGGGCGTCACCTACCTGGATGAGAACGTCAAGTCCAGCTACTCGCCCGTCTACATTG CCATCTTCTACACCGCGGCTATCCTGGGCCCCGCTGCCGGCTACCTGATCGGAGGTGCCCTGCTGAACATCTACACGGAAATGGGCCGACG GACGGAGCTGACCACCGAGAGCCCACTGTGGGTCGGTGCCTGGTGGGTCGGCTTCCTGGGCTCTGGGGCCGCTGCCTTCTTCACCGCCGTTCCCATCCTTGGTTACCCTCGGCAGCTGCCAG GCTCCCAGCGCTACGCGGTCATAAGAGCGGCGGAAATGCACCAGTTGAAGGACGGCAGCCGTGGGGAGGCGAGCAACTCGGACTTTGGGAAAACCATCAGAGACCTGCCTCT CCTCCTGCCTGAAGGCCACCTGAACCTAACGGCTTCCTGCAACGCTGCCTGTGGCTGCCAGCCAGAGCACTACAGCCCCGTGTGCGGCTCGGACGGCCTCATGTACTTCTCACTGTGCCATGCGGGGTGCCCTGCGGCCACCGAGACGAATGTGGACGGCCAGAAG GTGTACCGAGACTGTAGCTGTGTCCCTCAGAATCTTTCCTCTGGTTTTGGCCATGCCACTGCAGGGAAATGCACTTCAACTTGTCAGAGAAAGCCCCTCCTTCTGGTTTTCATATTCGTTGTAATTTTCTTTACATTCCTCAGCAGCATTCCTGCACTAACGGCAACTCTACG ATGTGTCCGTGACCCTCAGAGATCCTTTGCCCTGGGAATCCAGTGGATTGTAGTTAGAATACTAG GGGGCATCCCGGGGCCCATCGCCTTCGGCTGGGTGATCGACAAGGCCTGTCTGCTGTGGCAGGACCAGTGTGGCCAGCAGGGCTCCTGCTTGGTGTACCAGAACTCAGCCATGAGCCACTACATACTCATCATGGGGCTCCTGTACAAG